DNA sequence from the Nitrospira sp. genome:
CACAACGGCCACGTTACCAAGCTGCATGCCAATCGGGTCAAGTTCGAAGGCGGCAAGTTCGTCCCGATGCCGAATACCGACTTTGAATTGGATGCGGACCTCGTGTTGCTCGCCATGGGCTTCACGGGCCCGGTCAGAAACGGTTTCCTCGACAGCCTCGGCGTCACCTACGATGCGCGCGGTTGCGTCACCGTGGACGACAACTTCATGACCAACCTCGACGGCGTCTTTGCCGGCGGCGACACCAAGCGCGGCGCCTCCCTCATCGTCTGGGCCATCGCCGAAGGGCGCAAGATGGCAGCAGGCGTCGATAAGTATCTGCAAGCCAACAAGTCAGCAAGAACTGGCCGCTGAAAAAACCTCCCAGCGTCGTTCTCGCTTCGCTCAAACCCTCAACGTACCGAAACGGTACGCCTCGGATTCTCGCTCGCTGCGGCCTCGCTGGATAGGCTCTTTGAGCGGCCTGGGCTGCCTAGGCATACTTCGCCGGTACCCTCGCCAGAGCCCTCGTCTAACCTATATTTCAAATTGACGCTTAGCAAAGCCGCTCGACATGAACAGCCAGTCGTCCGATCGGACTAATACGACCAAATCCTGCTCGTGGCGACACTTTCTGCTACGTCGGTTCAACGGCTTGCATGGCTGGAAGAGGCGCTTCATCGGGCGTACGCAAGTGGTGCGTTGAGTACTAGATCACCGATTGCCAAAAGTGATTGGGCTGCGGTATACCCGCTATCCCTCTGATTGTCAGGGCCGTTGCGAAGGGCGCAGGATGGCGGCAGGCGTGGAGAGGTATTTGCGAGCGAACAAGTCCGCGAAAGCAGGCCTACGTGAAATCCTCCCAGCTTTGCAGCCTAGCTGAGGTCTGGTCTATGCGTTTCCCTTCAGGTAGACCCGCCGATCTCAACAACGTAGAATGCCCACGTCTCTTACGACCATTTCTCAGTTGTCAGGTTCCCGAATGGCTGAAACCACATTGCCGCCCTCTTCAGCCAAAAATAATGTTGTCGCACCCTTAGTCCAATCGGATATATCTGTGCCAGCATCTACGGAATCCGTCGGTGCAATCGTGGAGGTTCCACCATTCCATGAGTTTGCCGACATCATTAAACCGTTCACTCCTGACGCGCTAGCCAATGGATTCTCCACGCTCGTTGGTGCACTTATTGGTGCCATGCTTGCATACATGTTGCAACGGCGGTTTCAGCGCTCCTTGGAGCATAAGAATGCGCTTACAGCAGGTCACAGGCTAATGTTTGCATTGCTTCAGCAAATCAATACTATCGTTCTCATTCAGCGTGATTATGTGGAAACTGAGCTGAACAATCCTGGACGATTTCTTTCAATTCCGGCAACGCCTCAATTTGATACCACAAAGAATGTTCTAGATCTCCCCGAGTTGGCTTTTCTTCTGCAAAAGCAGGATGGGCGAGTCTTACTCTATGAGTTTTATATCGCACAGCAAAACTATATTGAGGCGCTGAACCAGTGGAATCTTCGTTCTGCCTTGCACCTTGAAAAAGTACAACCGGCTCTAGCCTCTGCTGGTATCTCGAGTGGGGCAACAATAACTAGGGAACAGTTGATGACAACATTGGGAGATCACTTGTTTGGCCATATTTTGAATTCGACCGACAACTGCATTGAGTCGCTACGTCGTGCGTTTGACCTGCTCTCAAAAGTTAAGGTCCGAGTTCGGACATACTTGGTTCGCCGATTCAAGACCGATGATTTTGCCGATTTTGACTATCCTGATACTTATGGATTAACAGATAGACGCGGGTGAAGGCCGCTGTTCTCCGAGGTCTGATTTTTTTATTCGAAGCGACTTCCTGCGTCCAGTCCCCATCAACACCGACTTCCTCTCTGCTTGCTTCTCTTGAAATGTGTGTGTATTATTTTGAAAATTGTACACATCTTCCGCGGAGGTTCTATGCGCACCAACATCGTGATCGACAATGGCTTGATGCAGCGCGCAATGAAGGCGACCGGGCTCTCCACTAAGAAAGCCGTGGTGGAGGAGGGCCTTCGGTTGTTGATAAAGGTGAAGGGCCAGGAAGGTATTCGCCGTTTACGTGGAAAAGTTGAGTGGGAAGGAAATCTCGGTGCGATGCGGGAAGGTCGGATTAAGGCTGCTTCATGATAATTGTCGATACGACGGTATGGGTCGATTACCTGCGAGGAACACGCACTTCCCATGCTGACTGGCTGGACTCTCAGCTGGCGAGCGAACGCCTTGGTCTGACCGATTTGATCCTATGCGAAGTATTGCAAGGTATCACCAATACCAAGCAGTTTGAGGCGGTGCAGGAGGAGTTGCTGAAGTTAGCCGTTTTCGAGACAGGGACGGTCGCAATCGCTGTCGAGGCGGCGCTGAACTACCGGCGGCTCCGTGCTGCCGGGCGAACAGTTCGGAAGACAATCGATTCCCTCATTGCGACATTTTGCCTGATGGAGGGGTACAGCCTGCTCCACAATGATCGTGATTATGATCCGTTCGAAGATGTGCTCGGATTGAAAGTCATTCATCCCTAAGAAGGACAATTCTCTTATGTCTGATCAACAGTATCCCCGCAGTCCAAAAGTCCTCCTCGGTGGCATTGCCCATCTGGGGCGGTTTATCGACAAGGTTCGCTTGCGGCATGCAGGCAAGATTCAGGACTACAATTACATCACGGTCGGGTTCGATAAGTATCTGATCGATTTTCTGCAGATCGATCCGAAGGCTTTCGAGCAGCAGGTGCTGGCCGGTGAGAGTGATGAGAAGTTGTTGGGTTGGGTGAGGGCCAACGGCCGCAAGCATTCCGACGAAGAAATTGTGCAATGGTCGAAGGGGCTTCTGGCCGGGGGCCCGAAGGATGACGCGGCGAAGCAGCGGTATCAGGGGCGTCTGCAGGACATCGCCACGAAGCGTGGTGTGCCGGTGGCGGCGCTGCCTTCCGCAACCACCTGGGTCGATGCGATCGAGCTGGACGAAGGACGGATGTAAGATTGCGGCCGGGGTGTGCGGCGAGTCGCTATCGCACCTCGGTCCATCCGGTGGATTGCGACTTGAAGATGACGGTGCGGGATGAGGTCCGGACGACCATGCCGTTCTGACTGCCGTCGACCGACAGGACGCGTTCTTCCGGCGTCCAGGCGATATTGAAGAAGCCGCCGGTGTAGGTCGAAAATCCCAGCGCGCGTTCGTTGGTGATGGCGACGGCCACGTGCCCGTGCCCTCGTAGCTGGACGACCTTCTCGTTTGGCCCCAGCGACAGCGTCGTCCAGTGCCCCCGCGTTTCTTGAAATCCATACACCTGTTGATTGCTGTGCGCGAGAATCAGAAACGGCAGTAGTTGATGCCGCCCGATCCGCTCTTCGACTCCGAGCGACACCTCCCTCCACTGCCGAAGGCCGGCAGAAAATCCTAACAATCTGGTCGAGGTCTGGACGAAGCCGGTATGGCCCTTCGCACTGGATGTAATGACGGACTCGCCAGGTTCAAGCGATTCTTCGACGCCGCCACCCGCGGCCGACCAGGCAATGACCTTATCGGCGGTAGGCGTGACGGTCACTTGCCCACCTCCGCCCCGGCTCTGCGAGAGAGTAGGCATCAGCAGCAAGCCGGCGATGGAGACCATGATCATGGCCGGTATGAGAGCGATCAATCGACGCATGGATGTTCTCCCTGCGTCCCAACCTACCACAGCATTCCCCGCAAGCGAAGGTTGAAGTGTTCAGTCCTGTCGCGTTGTGTCAGATCTATACAGTGATGGTAGGTTGCTTCATGGTGCGGTCATGGTAGAAATGGTCGTCCCTATCGGCAGAAAAGAGGCGATCAAGTCGGCAGAAAAGAGGCGATCAAGTCGGCAGAAAAGAGGCGATCAAGTGAGATCCCGGTGGGTCATACTCTCATGGTCCCTGGCGCTTGGCGCTGGACTGCCGCTACTCGGTGTCTGGTGGGCTGGTAGGCCCGTCGCGTCTTATCTCGAATTTCCACCGACGACGCAGTTTGTTGCCCACGAGCCCTTTTCCTGGCCGATCTTCACGGTGCTGGCAGCAGTGATCATCGGGATACTTGCCCCGTTTTGGTCGTACGTTTTGCGGACGCAGCGACCTGGCTTGCCGGCAACGGCCGATCCGAGTCACGTTTCACGTGTTACGTTTCACGAGCGCCGCGCGTCCCTGGGCCGCTTTCCCTGGTGGGGCTGGCTCGCGTTGTTCTGGACTCTGGGCATCTGGTGCCTGGCCTGGACCCGATTCGAGTGGATGCACTCACTTCAGCCCCACACCTTCGCCCCGCTCTGGTTGGGCTACATCGTGCTGGTGAATGCGCTGACGTATCGTCGCACCGGCCGTTGCATGCTGCTGCATCGTCCGCGCTATTTCCTGTCGCTCTTTCCGCTCAGCGCCGCCTTCTGGTGGTTCTTCGAATATCTGAATCGCTTCGTTCAGAACTGGCACTACGTCGGTGGAGGAGAGTTGACCGAATGGGAGTATCTGGTGCGCGCGACGCTGCCCTTCTCGACGGTGCTGCCTGCGGTGCTTGGTACGGCAGAATGCTTGACCGCTTCACCTCGATGCTCTGCGGCGCTGGATCGGTTTGTGACGCTCGAATTCAAGAATCGTATGAGCTGGGGATGGGGGCTCTTGATCGGTTCGGCCGTCGGCCTCTTTGGTATCGGTCTATGGCCGGACTATCTCTTCTCGCTGGTGTGGGTGGCGCCGCTGTTGCTGATCACGTCGCTGCAATTGATTCGTGATGAGCCGACGATATTCAGCGAGACCGCGCATGGCGATTGGCAGACGCTCTGGGTGGCGGCGCCTGCGGCGCTGATCTGCGGCTGGTTCTGGGAGATGTGGAACTTTTATAGCCTAGCCCGATGGGAATATGCGGTGCCGTTCGTACACCGGTTCAAACTGTTCGAGATGCCGCTGCTCGGGTATGCCGGCTACCTTCCGTTCGGGCTGGAATGTCTGGCTGTGGCGGACTTGTGCTTGTCGAGAAAGTTTTCGGGAGGCGTGGCTTATTACCGTGTGGTTGAAGGGGGCACCGATTTTGCGCAGCGAAAGCCGACGGTGGCGGAGCGCTGATCGGCCGGCGCGCCGCTGCGGGTGGCGGTCCTGAGCATGATCGGACGACTTTTCCAGGACCCGCCGCGCAGGCTCTTGTAGCGGCCGCTGGTCGGTCCGGGCGGATTTCGTTCCGGCATGTAGGCGTAATAATCGAAGCCGAACCAGTCGTTGACCCATTCGGCGACATTCCCCGCCATGTGGTGAACGCCATAGTAACTTTTCCCCGCCTCGCCGCTGCTCACGGGCGCCAGGATCGGGATCTCATGCACGTGATGTTGCCCGAACATGGCCAGTGTGCTGTCGGGGAGGGTGTCTCCCCAGGGGAAGCGATTTCCGTCCGGCCCGCGCGCGGCTTTCTCCCATTCCGCTTCGGTCGGCAGGCGTTTGCCCAATGAGCGGCAGAGGCTATCGGCTTCTTTCCAGGTCACGTAGAGCGCCGGCCACTGGGCCAGCGTCTCATCGGTGACGGAGTGCACTGTGATCACGTGCCAGATGAGATGTTGGAGATCTTTCGACGGGTGGAGCTTGTGGGCGAATAGATACGATAAGTATTCCCCGAGACTGATTTCGTCGCGGTCGATTTCGTAGGCGTCCATCCAGACGCGGTGTTGCGGGAGTTCCGTATCGTCGAACTGTGTGCCCATCCCATAGGGATCGTCATCCACGCGGACGCTGCCCAGCAGAAACGGTCCTTCGGGAATGAGAATCGTCGGCGAACCGGCCGTGAGTTTGGCGATGGACGTCAGGTGTTTGGCCAGTTCGGCGGAGGGCGGCGGACTGGGGGCACGATTGGCAGCCGGGAAACTCGGGGTGGACCAGGCTGAGGCAAGGAGCAGGATGGCAAGGCCTACGCAGCGTGGAATGGAGGCCATTCCCGATAGGGCGAAACGGGCAGACATTACAATTTACTCGGCGAGGCGACGGCTTTTCCGATTTCGGCAATGAGCCGGCGTTCGATCTCTGCGGTTTCCTCCGCATCCACCGCCAGGATGCGACCGCCCTGCGCCAGGCGCTCAAAGTCGGCTTTCACGCTCAGGCGGGTGACGTTGGACGGCATGGCTTGGAGCGACACCACATACTGATTGCGCGAGCCTGAGGTTTCCAGCGAGGTCGGGGTGGTGACCTTGCGTTCGGTGACGTAGATCGTTTTCTGGTCGGTCTTGACGCTGACTTTCACGCGATAGCCGTTACGCGCCAAGGCCTCCTCGGCGGCTTTTCCGACTGCGGAGAGCGGGCGCGGGATGTCCTCGATTTGCGCCCCCTTCTCTTCGACGCGGATATTGTCCGTGGCCTGGGCCGCCTTTGCGGCCGTTCGCTGAATTTCTCCCGACAGTTTTTTCGACTCGGCCAGTTGGGAGTCGAGTTTCGTCCCGAGCGCCTTAGCTTCCGCCTGCAGTGCCTTCGCTTCGGCTTGAGCATGCTCCGCCTGCTTCTTGGCGTCCCGCAATTCCTGGTTCAGCAGATCGATCTGCTGCTGCATGACCTTGTTGCCGTCCTGCAGTGAATTCAAGACCGATTCCTGCTTTGCCAGTTGCTTGCGAAGGTTTTCGTTTTCCTGGCGAAAGGGCGACTCATCGGGTGCGCATCCGACACACCACGATAGTACTGCGAGGCCGAAGAGAGGTGCGAGCGATCGCTGGGGAGGCTTGATCATAGTTTGGGTAAGACCCTCAGACCAATACCAGAGTTTGGCCCCCCTTGTCCATCTTCATTCATGTTCCCGCCGGTTTGACCCGTCACGAAACAAGCGGCTATTCTGTGGTCATGGCGTTCTGGTGCAAGGTGATTGTAGTGGTCGGTCTGGCGCTGCTGCGGCCTGAGGCGGCGATCGTTTTTTCCGCCGCCGCACCGGAGGCGGAGCAGCCGCAGCCTGTACCGGCTGAGGAGTATCCGTTCTATGACCTTGCCGTCGAGGAGAAGTTCCTGACCTCTCGCACCAGGCTGGTCATTATCGAACGGATGACGGCGATCCGCCTGCATCCGGAGGAGCCGCAGTTGCCGACGGCGGCCTGGTTTGCCGAGCAGGAATTTTTTGACGGTCGTCTGCCCAAGGATCTCATTCGGGATTTCGTGGCCAAGGCACAGCGACCCGCTCGATTGGATGCCCGCTTTGCCTTCGGTGTGCGTTACCGGTTCGTTTCCGGCGAGGGCGTACCGGACACGGAAGCTGCGGTGCCGGTTCTTCCCGTTGCCTGGCGGGTTGAGGGGGAGGGTGACGGGGATGCGCTCGAAATCCTCGACCGGCTGGCCTTCTCTCGTGTGGGACTGACGTTGCGGGGCGACCAGGCCCTGCTCTATGTCGCGAATCAGCGGCCTAATGCGACCGGTGCCGGATTCCTGTTCTGGTTCGTGCGCCGACAGGGGCGTTGGGAGATTTACGATACCGAAGTGCTGTGGGTTGCGCAGCCGGACCAGAATCCTTCCGGCCGCCGATAGCAGGAGCTGGTGGGTCGTGGTGCTCGTGTGGTTCATTGAGGAGTGTGCATGATTCGCAAGACCTTTTCCGTTCCACCGCTCGGTTGTAACTGCTCGATCATCGGAGATCCGATCACCAAACAAGCGATTGTGGTCGATCCGGGCGGGGCGCCGGAGCGCATTCTGCAGGAAGTCCGCGCGATGGGATTGACGGTGGTGAGCATTGTGCACACGCATGCGCATTTTGATCACTTTCTCGCATCTGGGGCGATGAAGCAGGCAACCGGCGCCGCGCTCTGCCTGCATCCCGATGATCTTCCTCTCTGGGACATCCTGGAGATGCAGTGCCGCATGTTCGGGGTGCCTTATGTCCCGGCGCCACCGCCGGATTATTGGTTGAAGGATGAAGAGCGGTTGGCGGTCGGCGAGTTGGAAGGGATCGCGTTGCACACGCCCGGGCATACGCCCGGGTCCATGTGTTTTCACTTTCCTGCTGCGAAGGTGGTGCTGGCCGGGGACACCTTGTTTCGCGGATCCATCGGCCGCACCGATCTCTGGGGCGGAGATTTCAATGCCATCGAACAGTCGATCCGGGAACGATTGTACACACTCGACGAACAGACCGCCGTGGTGACCGGGCACGGGCCCGAGACGGAAATTGGTAGGGAGCGAGAGACCAATTCCTTTGTGCGAGCCTAGCAGGACGCGGAAAAAGTCCACCAGCGGCGTTCTCGCTTCGTTCAGAGGCTCACCGTACGGCGCAGAGTACGATTCACCTCTTCGCTCGCTGCGGCCTTGCTGGACGGCCTTTTTGCGCATCCTGCTGGCGATTCTGACGCTGCCATGGCATGCGAGCTGTCCGGGATGTATTAGGCAAGAATTGACTTTTCCACAGTGTGGTAGCAGCGGGGGCTCATAGCAGCTCCCATGTGAACCACAGGAGGGAACCATGAGCGCGATAACACGGTGCTGGTTGGTGTTTCCACTCCTCTCACTGGTGCTGGCGCTGCCCGTTTCCGATCCCAAAGCCGGTGCCGGCGAGGCCGGCGGTTCTCCCACTGTGACCATCAGCGATGTGCGTGTCCGGCTCTCCGACCATGGCCCCGTGGTCCTGCTTTCGGCGGACGGAAAGAGTATCCCCATCTTTGTCGATCACACGGTGGCCGCCTCCATTCAAGCGGCGTTGACCGGTGAGAAATTGCCCCGCCCGCTTTCCCACGACCTGATGCATACCATTCTCGAGTCGCTCGGCGGTCGTGTGGTCCGGACCGTGATTACGCTCAAGGCAGGAACGTATTACGGAAGTTTAACCGTGGCGTTTCAGGGACAGGAAAAGGTCTTCGACAGCCGGTCCTCAGACTCCATTGCTTTGGCGATTCACTTTCAGGCGCCCATTCTCGTGGGACGAGACATGTTGGATGCGGTCGGCACGTCGATAGGGGAGCCCAAGCCGGAAGCCTTGTAGTGTCGCGAACCCTGCCTGTCCGCTTTGCATCGTTCCCCCTGCGCTTCGCAGGACCCTTTCTGCCAAGAATCAGGCAGTGCTGGTGTTTTAGCGGGTTCTGGCCTATCGTGACGGGTGATGCGACGCAGCCCGTTGCTCAACGGGCACGGAGGCCGAATTCACGATGAAGAATCAACGCAAGCATGAACGTGTTCACGTTCAGTTTCGCAGTCATTTTTCGATGAAGGGGAAGATGCTGGCCGGGGACGGGGATCTGACCGATCTGTCTCCAGGCGGCTGTCGAATTCTCAGCCCGGTGCAGGTGCTGGTCGGCGCCGAGGTGGAGCTGTGCATTTTCCCGGGGGACAGCGCCAACCCCATTCTCATCGATGGAGCCACCGTGCGCTGGTGTCGGCCGAACGAATTCGGTCTCTCGTTTACGAAGATCCGAGTGCCTGTGCAGCGCCAACTGACCGATGTCTGGCGCAAACTCGCCAAACCAGCCTAGTCCCGTTGTACTCTAAGAACCAGTCCCGCAGCTGTTGCGTCGGCGCAACTAGCAGGCTGCGGAACAACTCATTTTTTTGCATAATACGTCGCGATCAACTCACGTGCCGTGTCGGCGGTAGAATCACCGCAGGATGCGCAAAAAGGCCGTCCAGCAAGGCCGCAGCGAGCGAAGAGGCGAATCGTACTCGTGCTGTACGGTGAGCTTCTGAGGTTCACGACGCGCTGAATAAAGCGCGTCACGTTTGTGAACGCCGCCGAGACGGTGAGGCGGCAGTGTCTTGCGAGAACGCCGCTGGCGGACTTTTTCCGCATCCTGCTAGATCTTCATGGCGTCGCGCACTTCGGCCATGGTCTGCGATGAGACGGCCGTGGCGCGGCGGCGCCCGTCTTCGGCGATCTCGTCCAGGCGCGACGGATGCTGGGTGAGGGTGGCGCGGGCGTCCCACATCGGCGCCAGGCGCTCCACCACGCGATCGGCCACCAGCTTTTTGCAATCGATGCAACCGATCGCCGCCTTGCGACAGTCTTGATTGATCTGCTCGATCACCGGGAGCGGGGAGAAAATCTTGTGAAAATCGTAGACGGGGCAGATATCCGGGTTGCCGGGGTCGTGGCGTCGCACCCGCGCCGGATCGGTGATCATAGTCTTGATCTTTTGCCGGACGACGGGCTCCTGATCGGAGAGGTTGATGGCGTTGCCGTAGCTCTTGCTCATCTTGCGCCCGTCTGTGCCCAGGACCTTCGCAAACTTGGTGAGGTGCTCCTGCGGGTCGGGAAACACCGGGCGATAGAGACTGTTGAAACGGCGTGCGAGTTCGCGCGTGAGTTCGAGGTGCGGTAACTGGTCTTTGCCCACCGGCACGAAATCGGGTTTGTAGAGCAGGATATCCGCGGCCTGCAGAACCGGGTAGCCCAGAAATCCGTAGGTGCTCAGGTCGCGCTCCTTGATCTCTTCCTGTTTCTCCTTGTAGGTCGGGTTCCGTTCCAGCCAGGAGACCGGAATGATCATGGAAAACAACAGATGGAGAATGGCATGGTCCGGCACCTGGGACTGGACGAAAACGGTGGCGCGCTTCGGGTCGATCCCGGCTGCCAGCCAATCGATCAGCAGTTCCCGCACATATTCTTTGATGCGGCTGGTGTCGGCGTAGTTGGAGGATAAGGCATGCCAGTCCGCCACGAAGAAGAAGCACTCGTACTGCTCCTGCAGCGCGTTCCAGTTCTCCAACGCGCCCAACCAATTGCCAAGATGGAGCAGGCCGCTCGGCTGCATCCCGCTGAGTACCCGCTTCTGACCCGTCGTCATACCATCACTCCTGTGTTCTCGCAGAATGCTGAAAACGCCCGCCGGCCTCGTTCTTGCCCTGTCTCGGCTCTTCGCTCGCGGCGGCCTTGCCGGACGGTCCTTATGAGCATTCTGAGTCGCTGATCGATCTCGCCGGAAATTTCAACGGTTCGATTTTCTTACCACCGGCGCCGCATCCGTCAGTCCAGCGGGACGAACTTTCCCTGCTTGACTTGAATCAGAAAGACCCGGCGATTGAGTGTGCCGTCGGGATTGAACCCGCTGGGGCCGCTCAGAGTCGGCAGGTCATGTTGCATCATCAAAAAGTCGCGTACGGCCTCTCCGGAGGTCGCACCTCGCCGGATGGCTTCCACGGCCAATCGCGCGGCGTCATAGCCCTGAGCGGCGAAGAGCGAGGGCGTGGCTTGAAATCGCTTGCGATACCGTTCCACAAATTCCTGTACCACCGGACTGCTGCTCTCGGCGAAAAATCCGTCGGCAAAGACGCCTCCCTCGACGGTTCGATCGGCGACCCGCGCGAAATCAGGAGTGTTCCATCCGTTGGCCCCAAGCAACGGAACCGCGATGTCAAAAAACGCCAATTGGGCTGCCAGCAGCCCTACATCCAGCGAACGTCCCGGGATGAAGACCGCGTCGAACCCCGGTGAGTAGAGCAGGCGCTTGCCTTTCTTGCCTCCCTGTCTGATCCCGGTTTTGGCCGGATCGTTGTCGACTTGCACTTCCACGCCGTATTTCTTCAGATCCTCGGCTTTGAGCTTGCCGATCACGGCGCGAAAGTCGCTGTCGCCT
Encoded proteins:
- a CDS encoding MBL fold metallo-hydrolase is translated as MIRKTFSVPPLGCNCSIIGDPITKQAIVVDPGGAPERILQEVRAMGLTVVSIVHTHAHFDHFLASGAMKQATGAALCLHPDDLPLWDILEMQCRMFGVPYVPAPPPDYWLKDEERLAVGELEGIALHTPGHTPGSMCFHFPAAKVVLAGDTLFRGSIGRTDLWGGDFNAIEQSIRERLYTLDEQTAVVTGHGPETEIGRERETNSFVRA
- a CDS encoding bifunctional nuclease family protein, with translation MSAITRCWLVFPLLSLVLALPVSDPKAGAGEAGGSPTVTISDVRVRLSDHGPVVLLSADGKSIPIFVDHTVAASIQAALTGEKLPRPLSHDLMHTILESLGGRVVRTVITLKAGTYYGSLTVAFQGQEKVFDSRSSDSIALAIHFQAPILVGRDMLDAVGTSIGEPKPEAL
- a CDS encoding SUMF1/EgtB/PvdO family nonheme iron enzyme; its protein translation is MSARFALSGMASIPRCVGLAILLLASAWSTPSFPAANRAPSPPPSAELAKHLTSIAKLTAGSPTILIPEGPFLLGSVRVDDDPYGMGTQFDDTELPQHRVWMDAYEIDRDEISLGEYLSYLFAHKLHPSKDLQHLIWHVITVHSVTDETLAQWPALYVTWKEADSLCRSLGKRLPTEAEWEKAARGPDGNRFPWGDTLPDSTLAMFGQHHVHEIPILAPVSSGEAGKSYYGVHHMAGNVAEWVNDWFGFDYYAYMPERNPPGPTSGRYKSLRGGSWKSRPIMLRTATRSGAPADQRSATVGFRCAKSVPPSTTR
- a CDS encoding PIN domain nuclease, which codes for MIIVDTTVWVDYLRGTRTSHADWLDSQLASERLGLTDLILCEVLQGITNTKQFEAVQEELLKLAVFETGTVAIAVEAALNYRRLRAAGRTVRKTIDSLIATFCLMEGYSLLHNDRDYDPFEDVLGLKVIHP
- a CDS encoding DUF5069 domain-containing protein, producing MSDQQYPRSPKVLLGGIAHLGRFIDKVRLRHAGKIQDYNYITVGFDKYLIDFLQIDPKAFEQQVLAGESDEKLLGWVRANGRKHSDEEIVQWSKGLLAGGPKDDAAKQRYQGRLQDIATKRGVPVAALPSATTWVDAIELDEGRM
- a CDS encoding type II toxin-antitoxin system VapB family antitoxin — its product is MRTNIVIDNGLMQRAMKATGLSTKKAVVEEGLRLLIKVKGQEGIRRLRGKVEWEGNLGAMREGRIKAAS
- the trpS gene encoding tryptophan--tRNA ligase — translated: MTTGQKRVLSGMQPSGLLHLGNWLGALENWNALQEQYECFFFVADWHALSSNYADTSRIKEYVRELLIDWLAAGIDPKRATVFVQSQVPDHAILHLLFSMIIPVSWLERNPTYKEKQEEIKERDLSTYGFLGYPVLQAADILLYKPDFVPVGKDQLPHLELTRELARRFNSLYRPVFPDPQEHLTKFAKVLGTDGRKMSKSYGNAINLSDQEPVVRQKIKTMITDPARVRRHDPGNPDICPVYDFHKIFSPLPVIEQINQDCRKAAIGCIDCKKLVADRVVERLAPMWDARATLTQHPSRLDEIAEDGRRRATAVSSQTMAEVRDAMKI
- a CDS encoding PilZ domain-containing protein, which encodes MKNQRKHERVHVQFRSHFSMKGKMLAGDGDLTDLSPGGCRILSPVQVLVGAEVELCIFPGDSANPILIDGATVRWCRPNEFGLSFTKIRVPVQRQLTDVWRKLAKPA